One genomic window of Quercus robur chromosome 6, dhQueRobu3.1, whole genome shotgun sequence includes the following:
- the LOC126688955 gene encoding protein DEHYDRATION-INDUCED 19 homolog 4-like encodes MDSDSWNTRRRFQSRSDLFLAHEEMEGDEESKAEFLCPFCAEDYDVVGLCCHIDEEHPVEVKNGVCPICAKRVGMDIVSHITMQHGSFLKVQRKRRFRRGGSNSTLSLLRRELREGNLQSLFGGSTCIVSSNTEPDPLLSSFIYNAPRVDEPVSVKPHSLVETSVVKESSKEDFLERNFQQLVLSDKDQEEKTRKSEFVQGLLLSTILDDGL; translated from the exons atggACTCCGATTCATGGAACACTCGTCGCCGTTTCCAGTCTCGATcgg ATCTGTTCCTTGCGCACGAAGAGATGGAAGGAGACGAGGAATCGAAGGCGGAGTTTCTTTGCCCCTTTTGCGCTGAGGATTACGACGTCGTTGGACTTTGTTGTCACATCGATGAGGAACACCCTGTTGAAGTCAAAAATGgg GTGTGTCCAATTTGTGCGAAGAGGGTTGGAATGGATATCGTTAGCCATATTACGATGCAACATGGGAGTTTTTTAAAG GTTCAGCGCAAGCGGAGATTCCGTAGAGGTGGTTCTAATTCTACATTGTCTTTATTGAGGAGAGAGTTAAGAGAAGGAAATTTGCAATCCCTTTTTGGAGGATCCACTTGCATTGTTTCCTCAAATACAGAACCTGATCCTTTGTTGTcatcatttatatataatgcACCTAGAGTTGATGAACCTGTGAGTGTTAAGCCTCATTCTTTGGTGGAAACAAGCGTGGTAAAGGAGAGTTCAAAGGAGGATTTCTTGGAAAG GAATTTCCAACAGTTGGTGTTATCAGACAAGGACCAAGAGGAGAAGACTCGGAAGTCTGAGTTTGTCCAAGGACTTTTGCTGTCCACTATTCTCGATGATGGCTTGTGA
- the LOC126688954 gene encoding uncharacterized protein LOC126688954 — MSASGVSVSRNRGENRFYNPPHVRRQQLQQRQEQQQQQQQQQQQQQQQGASSSTMTMVTSACCSSSSSSSSSSTTSSLSKSDCSVPDSSLGLSCSGETNLDRFLEHTTPVVTAQYLSTTSVRGWRTCEPAVLNPYFVLGDLWESFKEWSAYGAGVPLLLNGSDSVVQYYVPYLSGIQLYIDPSKPSSRQRRPGEESDSMSSRESSSDSSSDYGAERQASNVVNGSWNQPNIDANIQGLKRISLRNKTFAGSSSDESENCSPPGQLVFEYFEHDPPFSREPLADKIQVLASRFPKLRTYRSCDLSPSSWISVAWYPIYRIPTGPTLQNLDACFLTFHSLSTPFQITSTDGQHFRSSRLKEVRSADLSIKKLSLPIFGLASYKFKVSVWNPNGVYECQKVNSLLRAADNWLRLLQVNHPDYRFFLSHNSQRR; from the exons ATGTCAGCCTCCGGTGTGTCGGTTTCTCGTAACCGCGGAGAGAACCGGTTTTATAATCCGCCGCACGTGCGACGACAACAACTGCAACAGCGACAAgaacagcaacagcaacagcaacagcaacagcagcagcagcagcagcagggGGCTTCGTCGTCGACGATGACGATGGTTACGAGTGCTTGTtgttcgtcttcttcttcttcttcttcttcttcaacgaCCTCGTCTTTGTCGAAATCAGATTGTTCGGTTCCGGATTCAAGTTTGGGTTTGAGTTGTTCCGGTGAAACGAATTTGGATCGGTTCTTGGAACACACTACTCCGGTGGTCACAGCCCAGTATTTATCTACG ACGAGCGTGAGGGGATGGAGAACTTGTGAGCCAGCTGTGTTGAATCCGTACTTCGTTCTTGGTGATCTATGGGAGTCCTTTAAGGAGTGGAGTGCATATGGAGCAGGTGTGCCCCTTTTGTTGAATGGGAGTGACTCAGTTGTTCAGTATTATGTGCCATATTTGTCTGGCATTCAGCTGTATATAGATCCATCAAAGCCCTCTTCACGACAAAG GAGGCCTGGTGAGGAGAGTGATTCTATGTCATCCAGAGAGTCAAGTAGTGACAGCAGCAGTGACTACGGAGCAGAAAGACAAGCTAGTAATGTGGTTAATGGGTCTTGGAATCAGCCAAACATTGATGCAAATATCCAGGGTTTGAAAAGAATTTCACTGAGAAATAAAACCTTTGCGGGTTCATCAAGTGATGAAAGTGAGAATTGCAGTCCTCCGGGTCAGCTTGTGTTCGAATACTTTGAACATGATCCACCATTTAGTCGTGAACCTTTGGCTGATAAG ATTCAAGTTCTTGCATCTCGGTTTCCAAAATTGAGGACATACAGGAGCTGTGATCTATCACCTTCAAGTTGGATTTCTGTGGCATG GTATCCAATATATAGGATACCCACAGGGCCGACACTGCAGAACCTGGATGCCTGCTTCTTAACTTTTCATTCTTTGTCGACACCGTTTCaaa TTACAAGCACTGATGGGCAGCATTTCCGTAGTTCAAGACTAAAAGAAGTTCGTAGTGCTGATTTGTCCATCAAAAAGCTATCATTGCCCATCTTCGGGCTTGCTTCCTACAAGTTCAAAGTTTCTGTTTGGAATCCCAATGGAGTTTATGAATGTCAGAAAGTAAATTCACTGTTGCGAGCTGCTGACAACTGGCTCCGATTACTGCAAGTCAACCATCCAGATTATAGGTTTTTTCTGTCCCACAACTCACAACGGAGGTGA